A single genomic interval of Zingiber officinale cultivar Zhangliang chromosome 4A, Zo_v1.1, whole genome shotgun sequence harbors:
- the LOC121969471 gene encoding UDP-glycosyltransferase 83A1-like produces the protein MAPPHVLAVPFPAQGHVIPLMELCHCLVEHGFKVTFVNTEFNHKRLLAALSEESTVDQIALVSVPDGLGPGEDRNDLGRLTEAFTKVIPQCLEELIEKSNETEDPMTCMLVDVNMGWAREAVRKKGLRSAFFWPAAAQSLATLLSIPELISRGIIDADGTTISEHGRFQLGPGLPFIDATQLTWNFCGGDGRTKKLIFNYIVNNNRAIDVADFIICNSFKELEEPTFRYNPKILPIGPLLTGLRPNRALGNFWPEDAACLSWLDEQQPGSVVYVAFGSFTIFDRSQFQEFALGLEATGRPFLWVVRPDLTGDSADAYPDGFKERVGDRGRIVAWAPQQKVLAHPSVACFVSHCGWNSTMEGVRNGKLFLCWPYFTDQFLNQNYICDDWKVGLRLTPDESGIVKREQVKSKVEEMLSNEEMRARASMLKENAQQNLNEGGASFENLKTFMDAFRA, from the exons ATGGCTCCGCCACACGTTCTCGCTGTGCCTTTCCCTGCTCAAGGCCATGTCATTCCCCTCATGGAGCTCTGCCACTGCTTGGTAGAACACGGCTTCAAGGTCACCTTCGTCAATACCGAGTTCAACCACAAGCGTCTGCTCGCCGCGTTGTCCGAGGAGAGCACCGTGGACCAGATCGCTCTGGTCTCGGTCCCCGACGGATTAGGGCCGGGGGAAGACCGGAACGATCTCGGGAGGCTAACGGAAGCATTCACGAAGGTAATTCCGCAGTGCTTGGAGGAACTAATCGAGAAGAGCAACGAAACAGAGGATCCGATGACTTGCATGTTGGTGGATGTGAATATGGGATGGGCGCGGGAGGCTGTCCGTAAGAAGGGTCTCCGGTCAGCCTTTTTCTGGCCGGCGGCAGCCCAGTCGCTGGCCACTCTGCTGAGCATTCCGGAGTTGATTTCGAGAGGCATCATCGATGCCGATG GCACAACGATCTCAGAACACGGAAGGTTCCAGCTCGGCCCCGGCTTGCCATTCATCGACGCGACGCAGTTGACATGGAACTTTTGTGGAGGAGACGGAAGAACCAAAAAGCTAATCTTCAACTACATCGTCAACAACAACAGGGCCATCGACGTCGCGGATTTCATCATCTGCAACTCCTTCAAAGAGCTCGAAGAGCCAACCTTCCGTTACAATCCAAAGATTCTTCCAATAGGGCCGCTGCTAACCGGCCTCCGGCCGAACCGCGCCTTGGGGAATTTCTGGCCGGAGGACGCGGCCTGCTTGTCGTGGCTGGACGAGCAGCAGCCGGGTTCCGTCGTCTACGTGGCTTTCGGGAGCTTCACCATCTTCGACCGCAGCCAGTTCCAGGAGTTCGCGCTCGGGCTGGAGGCGACTGGCCGACCGTTCTTGTGGGTGGTCCGGCCCGACCTAACCGGTGACTCTGCCGATGCCTATCCGGATGGATTCAAAGAGCGTGTCGGAGACAGAGGGAGGATTGTGGCTTGGGCACCTCAACAGAAGGTGCTGGCTCACCCTTCTGTCGCTTGCTTCGTGTCTCACTGCGGTTGGAACTCCACCATGGAAGGCGTCAGGAACGGGAAGCTCTTCCTCTGTTGGCCATATTTTACGGACCAATTCCTGAACCAGAACTACATTTGTGACGATTGGAAGGTGGGTTTACGCTTGACGCCTGACGAGAGTGGGATCGTTAAGCGGGAACAGGTGAAATCCAAGGTAGAAGAGATGCTTTCGAACGAGGAGATGAGAGCAAGGGCATCGATGTTGAAGGAGAACGCTCAGCAGAACCTTAACGAAGGCGGCGCTTCGTTCGAGAATCTTAAGACCTTCATGGATGCTTTCCGGGCATAG